The Leptodactylus fuscus isolate aLepFus1 chromosome 3, aLepFus1.hap2, whole genome shotgun sequence genome has a segment encoding these proteins:
- the LOC142198285 gene encoding cytochrome P450 2B19-like, with the protein MSCLPLLGFTELSFIMDLITILLTVIVVLFLVKTLKNQKQESYKRFPPGPKPLPIIGNVLSLDMSKLHKTFMELSKKYGPVFSVQIGLTKTVILCGYETVKDALLNHADAFSERPVVPVTDKILKNHGVVFSNGENWKVMRRFSLATLRDYGMGKKTIENKIIEEAECLVQKFKSYKGKPFDNLMTINAAVANIIVAILLSSRFDYEDPTILKLLGVVNSNVKLLGSPWIRLYNSFPLLMGWLPGPHRTIFGNIRELQNFIRATFTKQKKELDINDQRNLIDAFLAKQQEGKPESTQYFHNENLTVLVANLFSAGMETTSTSLRWGLLLMIKYPEIQQKVHDEIERVIGSAQPQMEHRKQMPYTDAVIHEIQRFGDIVPNNLPHAAVEDVTFRGYFIPKGTTVFPVLHSALRDKAYFEKPDEFYPEHFLDSKGNFRKNEAFIPFSIGKRSCAGETLAKMELFLFFATLLQNFTFQPVPGAKLDLTPSVGFTNFPKPFEIYAIPRT; encoded by the exons ATGTCTTGTCTTCCTTTGCTAGGTTTTACAGAACTCTCCTTCATCATGGACCTGATCACGATTCTCCTTACAGTCATTGTCGTCTTATTTTTGGTCAAAACTTTAAAGAACCAGAAACAAGAGAGTTACAAAAGATTCCCGCCTGGACCAAAGCCTTTGCCGATTATTGGCAATGTTCTTTCACTGGACATGTCAAAGCTTCATAAAACATTCATGGAG CTTTCCAAGAAGTACGGACCAGTCTTCAGTGTCCAGATAGGCCTGACAAAAACGGTTATCCTGTGTGGGTACGAAACTGTAAAGGATGCGCTCCTCAACCACGCCGATGCATTCTCTGAGAGGCCTGTTGTGCCTGTGACTGACAAAATATTAAAGAACCATG gtGTTGTCTTTTCCAATGGAGAGAACTGGAAAGTGATGAGAAGATTTTCACTCGCCACACTACGAGATTATGGAATGGGCAAGAAAACCATCGAAAACAAGATCATTGAGGAGGCCGAATGTTTAGTACAGAAGTTCAAATCATATAAAG GAAAGCCATTCGATAATTTGATGACTATTAATGCAGCCGTAGCCAATATCATTGTGGCCATACTGCTCAGCAGTAGATTTGACTATGAGGATCCGACCATACTGAAACTTCTGGGTGTAGTCAATTCAAATGTGAAACTCCTGGGAAGCCCATGGATCCGG CTATATAACAGTTTTCCGCTATTGATGGGCTGGCTCCCAGGACCTCACAGAACAATTTTTGGGAACATCAGAGAGCTTCAGAATTTCATAAGAGCAACATTTACAAAACAGAAGAAAGAATTGGACATAAATGACCAGAGGAATCTTATTGATGCCTTCCTAGCCAAGCAACAAGAG GGTAAGCCGGAATCGACTCAGTATTTCCATAATGAAAACTTGACCGTACTGGTAGCAAACCTGTTCTCTGCGGGAATGGAGACCACATCAACCTCGCTGAGATGGGGACTTCTGCTCATGATAAAATATCCAGAAATTCAAC AAAAAGTACATGATGAAATTGAAAGAGTGATAGGATCGGCTCAACCTCAGATGGAGCATAGGAAGCAAATGCCATATACAGATGCCGTCATTCACGAAATTCAGCGCTTTGGGGATATTGTCCCAAATAACCTTCCACATGCAGCAGTTGAAGATGTCACCTTCAGAGGATATTTCATTCCAAAG GGCACTACTGTCTTCCCAGTGCTGCACTCCGCACTCAGAGATAAAGCTTACTTCGAGAAACCAGATGAGTTTTATCCAGAACACTTTCTTGACTCTAAAGGAAATTTCAGAAAGAATGAGGCCTTCATCCCCTTCTCGATAG GTAAAAGAAGTTGTGCTGGGGAAACCTTGGCTAAAATGGAGCTATTCTTATTCTTTGCAACGCTGTTGCAAAATTTTACTTTCCAGCCGGTACCTGGAGCCAAACTGGACCTTACTCCTTCAGTGGGGTTTACAAACTTCCCCAAACCCTTTGAGATCTACGCCATACCTCGTACATAG